In Amycolatopsis solani, a single window of DNA contains:
- a CDS encoding amidohydrolase family protein yields MYRKDDETYFIVDAHVALWDARPENQRNIHGKQFIDCFYDYHRNLSPESEVWPYEDYLYQGGERLMRDLFENGYVDHAIFQPAHLGAFYENGFGQTEEAFALTQQHPGKLTYNHFFDPRFEQAGIDQLRRDAERFGLKGVKLYTAEWQGDSRGYKLDDKWTYKYFEACQELGIKNIHVHKGPTIRPLDRDAFDVADVDHAATDFTDLNFVVEHCGLPRLEDFCWIATQEPNVHAGLAVAIPFIHTRPKYFAQIIGELLYWLDEDRIQFSSDYALWTPKWLIERFVDFQIPEDLPEYAPLTVEQKKKILGLNAAAMYDIPVPAELQLAPVEPQAVSVA; encoded by the coding sequence ATGTACCGCAAGGACGACGAGACCTACTTCATCGTGGATGCCCACGTGGCCCTCTGGGACGCCCGCCCGGAGAACCAGCGGAACATCCACGGCAAGCAGTTCATCGACTGCTTCTACGACTACCACCGCAACCTCAGCCCCGAGTCCGAGGTCTGGCCCTACGAGGACTACCTGTACCAGGGCGGCGAACGGCTGATGCGCGACCTGTTCGAGAACGGCTACGTCGACCACGCGATCTTCCAGCCCGCCCACCTCGGCGCGTTCTACGAGAACGGCTTCGGGCAGACCGAGGAGGCCTTCGCGCTGACCCAGCAGCACCCGGGGAAGCTCACCTACAACCACTTCTTCGACCCTCGGTTCGAACAGGCCGGCATCGACCAGCTCCGCCGCGACGCCGAACGGTTCGGCCTCAAGGGCGTCAAGCTCTACACCGCCGAGTGGCAAGGGGATTCGCGCGGGTACAAGCTCGACGACAAGTGGACGTACAAGTACTTCGAGGCCTGCCAGGAACTGGGCATCAAGAACATCCACGTCCACAAGGGACCGACGATCCGGCCCCTCGACCGCGACGCCTTCGACGTCGCCGACGTCGACCACGCGGCGACCGACTTCACCGACCTCAACTTCGTCGTCGAGCACTGCGGCCTGCCGCGGCTGGAGGACTTCTGCTGGATCGCGACGCAGGAGCCGAACGTCCACGCCGGACTCGCGGTGGCGATCCCGTTCATCCACACGCGGCCCAAGTACTTCGCGCAGATCATCGGCGAGCTGCTGTACTGGCTGGACGAAGACCGCATCCAGTTCTCCAGCGACTACGCGCTCTGGACGCCGAAGTGGCTGATCGAGCGGTTCGTCGACTTCCAGATCCCGGAGGACCTGCCGGAGTACGCGCCGCTGACGGTCGAGCAGAAGAAGAAGATCCTCGGGCTCAACGCGGCGGCGATGTACGACATCCCGGTGCCGGCGGAGCTGCAGCTCGCGCCGGTCGAGCCGCAGGCCGTTTCGGTGGCCTGA
- a CDS encoding NAD(P)-dependent alcohol dehydrogenase, which produces MKAVQVVGYDEPLRMTDVPEPEVTDPYDVVVRIGGAGVCRTDLHILEGQWREKSGVTLPYTIGHENAGWVHAVGSAVTNVAEGDKVIVHPLITCGLCRACRFGDDVHCAQSQFPGIDTAGGYAEYLKTSARSVVKIDDALEPADVAALADAGLTAYHAAAKAARRLRPGDKCVVIGAGGLGHIGIQVLKAISAAELIVVDRNPDAVKLAVSIGADHGVTADGSQVSQVLELTGGYGAETVIDFVGEGGATRDGIAMLRRAGDYHVVGYGENIDVPTIDVISTEINLIGNLVGSYNDLCELMVLAAQGRVKLHTARYRLEDFQSAVDDLTAGRIRGRAILVP; this is translated from the coding sequence GTGAAAGCCGTCCAGGTCGTCGGGTACGACGAACCACTGCGGATGACCGACGTCCCCGAACCGGAGGTCACCGACCCGTACGACGTCGTCGTGCGGATCGGCGGCGCCGGCGTCTGCCGCACCGACCTGCACATCCTCGAAGGGCAGTGGCGGGAGAAGTCCGGCGTCACGCTGCCCTACACGATCGGCCACGAGAACGCGGGCTGGGTGCACGCGGTCGGCAGCGCGGTCACGAACGTCGCCGAGGGCGACAAGGTGATCGTGCACCCGCTCATCACGTGCGGGCTCTGCCGCGCCTGCCGCTTCGGCGACGACGTCCACTGCGCCCAGTCGCAGTTCCCGGGCATCGACACCGCGGGCGGCTACGCGGAGTACCTCAAGACGTCCGCGCGCAGCGTCGTGAAGATCGACGACGCCCTGGAGCCGGCCGACGTCGCGGCGCTGGCCGACGCCGGGCTGACCGCGTACCACGCGGCGGCGAAGGCGGCGCGGCGGCTGCGCCCGGGCGACAAGTGCGTCGTCATCGGCGCGGGCGGGCTCGGCCACATCGGGATCCAGGTGCTCAAGGCGATCTCGGCCGCCGAACTGATCGTCGTCGACCGCAACCCGGACGCGGTCAAGCTCGCGGTCTCGATCGGCGCCGACCACGGCGTCACCGCCGACGGCTCGCAGGTTTCCCAGGTCCTCGAGCTGACCGGCGGCTACGGCGCGGAGACCGTCATCGACTTCGTCGGCGAAGGCGGGGCGACCCGCGACGGGATCGCGATGCTGCGGCGGGCCGGCGACTACCACGTGGTCGGCTACGGCGAGAACATCGACGTCCCGACGATCGACGTGATCTCCACGGAGATCAACCTGATCGGCAACCTGGTGGGCTCGTACAACGACCTGTGCGAGCTGATGGTGCTGGCCGCGCAGGGCCGGGTGAAGCTGCACACGGCCCGCTACCGGCTGGAGGACTTCCAGTCGGCCGTCGACGACCTCACCGCCGGGCGCATCCGCGGCCGCGCGATCCTCGTCCCGTAA
- a CDS encoding iron-sulfur cluster assembly protein, with protein sequence MDAHTALDAVLDPELDEPITDLGFVKSLDVDGGRVTVHLRLPTSFCAPNFAYLMASDAKDVLTALPWTSEVIVELDDHHDSDLINRGLAADAGYRGTFGHEADEDLEELRLTFRRKAHQAAMERALTVLLRADEHVDLHGVTLADLPEVPASAALLRRRAALGLPAEPSSPVLVDHDGTPFPREEIPLRLRFARSVRISIEGNSHFCRGLLRTRYPESTVEVPA encoded by the coding sequence GTGGACGCCCACACCGCGCTGGACGCGGTTCTCGACCCCGAACTCGACGAGCCCATCACCGACCTCGGCTTCGTCAAGTCCCTCGACGTCGACGGCGGGCGGGTGACCGTCCACTTGCGACTGCCGACGTCGTTCTGCGCGCCGAACTTCGCCTACCTCATGGCGTCGGACGCGAAGGACGTGCTGACCGCGCTGCCGTGGACGTCGGAAGTCATTGTGGAGCTGGACGACCACCACGACTCGGACCTCATCAACCGGGGGCTCGCGGCGGACGCCGGCTACCGCGGCACGTTCGGCCACGAGGCCGACGAGGACCTCGAGGAGCTGCGGCTGACGTTCCGCCGCAAGGCGCACCAGGCGGCGATGGAACGCGCGCTGACCGTGCTGCTGCGCGCGGACGAGCACGTCGACCTGCACGGCGTCACCCTCGCGGACCTGCCCGAGGTGCCCGCGTCCGCCGCGTTGCTGCGGCGTCGCGCGGCGCTCGGGCTGCCGGCCGAACCGTCGTCGCCCGTGCTGGTCGACCACGACGGAACTCCGTTCCCCCGCGAGGAAATCCCGCTGCGGCTGCGGTTCGCCCGGTCGGTCCGCATCTCCATCGAAGGCAATTCGCACTTCTGCCGCGGGCTGCTCCGCACCCGCTACCCCGAGTCCACTGTGGAGGTACCAGCGTGA
- a CDS encoding helix-turn-helix domain-containing protein: MENPQVHVTRSFDAKAAIAPRLRASWQRSERYGVPEDEVVPLFSGAVDTGSLLYECGTEVLRGLQATLANEPISLMITDSEGLVLSRLCTDATINRSLDKVHLAPGFYFAESNAGTNGLGLALADRAPSLVRAAEHYCTDLRGYTCAAVPVLDPLTGGLAGSVNLTTWSEQSSELLLALAQAAAGNTAALMLARASGRTARPTPRGEVFRVYADRVDPGDLPRLSPAWTTAVAEARTALSGGRVVAVVGEPGAGKTALASLARRELRPRERVLNARPPSPDDVDGWLTLWTPELAKDGTCVIVSGVDALPAWAAEELARLFAEVRHDELPPFVLTAEDAASVPAALGPLVDRVVEVPALRFRPDDVLPLARHFARRDRGRDVTFTPAAARALTAYDWPENAKQLRRVVREAASRSQVVDTPQLPAEVFTGVGHRLSRLQALERDEIVRCLAEPGATVVQAAEKLGMGRATLYRKLAQYGLNARQLKS; this comes from the coding sequence GTGGAGAACCCGCAGGTGCACGTCACGCGCTCCTTCGACGCGAAGGCCGCGATCGCGCCCCGGCTGCGGGCGTCCTGGCAGCGCAGCGAGCGCTACGGCGTCCCCGAAGACGAGGTCGTGCCGCTGTTCTCCGGCGCGGTGGACACCGGTTCGCTGCTCTACGAATGCGGCACCGAGGTGCTGCGGGGGCTGCAGGCGACGCTGGCCAACGAGCCGATCAGCCTGATGATCACCGACAGCGAAGGCTTGGTGCTCAGCCGGCTGTGCACGGACGCCACCATCAACCGCTCGCTCGACAAGGTGCACCTCGCGCCCGGGTTCTACTTCGCGGAGAGCAACGCGGGCACCAACGGGCTCGGCCTGGCGCTGGCCGACCGGGCCCCGTCGCTGGTGCGGGCGGCCGAGCACTACTGCACCGACCTGCGCGGCTACACCTGCGCCGCGGTGCCGGTGCTGGACCCGCTGACCGGCGGCCTGGCCGGCAGCGTCAACCTGACCACCTGGTCGGAGCAGTCCTCCGAGCTGCTGCTCGCGCTGGCGCAGGCCGCGGCCGGGAACACCGCCGCGCTGATGCTGGCCCGCGCGTCCGGCCGCACCGCCCGCCCGACCCCGCGGGGCGAGGTCTTCCGCGTCTACGCCGACCGCGTCGACCCCGGTGACCTGCCGCGGCTCTCACCCGCCTGGACCACCGCGGTCGCCGAGGCCAGGACCGCGCTGAGCGGCGGCCGGGTCGTCGCCGTCGTGGGGGAACCGGGCGCGGGCAAGACGGCGCTGGCGTCGCTGGCGAGGCGGGAGCTGCGGCCCCGCGAGCGCGTCCTCAATGCGCGCCCGCCGTCGCCCGACGACGTCGACGGCTGGCTGACGCTGTGGACGCCCGAACTGGCCAAGGACGGCACCTGCGTGATCGTCTCGGGCGTGGACGCGCTGCCCGCGTGGGCGGCGGAGGAGCTGGCCCGGCTCTTCGCCGAGGTCCGGCACGACGAGCTGCCGCCGTTCGTCCTCACCGCCGAGGACGCCGCTTCGGTGCCCGCGGCGCTGGGCCCGCTGGTCGACCGGGTCGTCGAGGTCCCGGCGCTGCGGTTCCGCCCGGACGACGTCCTCCCGCTGGCCCGCCACTTCGCCCGGCGCGACCGCGGCCGCGACGTCACGTTCACCCCCGCGGCGGCTCGCGCGCTGACCGCGTACGACTGGCCGGAGAACGCGAAGCAGCTTCGGCGCGTTGTGCGCGAAGCTGCGTCACGGTCTCAGGTGGTCGACACCCCGCAGCTGCCCGCCGAGGTGTTCACCGGCGTCGGGCACCGGCTGAGCCGGCTGCAGGCCCTCGAACGCGACGAGATCGTCCGCTGCCTGGCCGAGCCGGGCGCGACCGTCGTGCAGGCCGCGGAGAAGCTCGGCATGGGCCGGGCGACGCTCTACCGGAAGCTGGCGCAGTACGGGCTCAACGCGCGGCAACTGAAATCCTGA
- a CDS encoding CehA/McbA family metallohydrolase codes for MSSGDLSRRVLLRAGGVAAAGAAVGMLPGVAFAGQPGGTGSQTRTVTGTLKPDVPDWYYLPVDVPRGVRQIDVVYSYDRPQVPAGTRGNACDIGMFGPEGHELGNARGFRGWSGGFRDRFSISASEATPGYLAGPIRPGRWHVILGPYTVAPQGLNYRVDITLTFGPDAEPFVPKPAPEAAPARERGRAWYRGDGHLHTVHSDGRRTPEQLVADARAAGLDFIVSTDHNTSSSQLVWGNYATDDLLILNGEEVTTRSGHWPAIGLPAGTWIDWRYRAADPRDFRRFTDQVHRAGGLVTAAHPFANCFGCTYEFAYEIADLVEVWNGPWTQDDEASVIHWDGLLRGGRFIPAIGDSDAHNPDQRVALPHTVVLADRLRREELLAGLKAGRSWLAESAAVQLDFTVSGGGRTAGIGERLPLGTGEPVTVRAVVGGVPGTTVTFLDQLGPEHTETVGDAGAATVTWTTYPRYSRWVRVEVRRPSGGPNTTQPNAMVALSNPIFLGAAH; via the coding sequence ATGAGTTCTGGGGACTTGAGCCGCCGGGTGCTGCTGCGCGCGGGCGGGGTGGCGGCGGCCGGGGCGGCGGTGGGGATGCTGCCCGGCGTCGCGTTCGCCGGCCAGCCGGGCGGCACCGGCAGCCAGACCCGGACCGTCACCGGCACCCTGAAGCCGGACGTCCCGGACTGGTACTACCTGCCCGTCGACGTCCCGCGCGGGGTGCGGCAGATCGACGTCGTCTACTCCTACGACCGGCCCCAGGTGCCTGCCGGCACCCGCGGGAACGCCTGCGACATCGGGATGTTCGGGCCCGAGGGCCACGAGCTGGGCAACGCCCGCGGCTTCCGCGGCTGGTCCGGCGGCTTCCGCGACCGGTTCTCGATCAGCGCGTCCGAGGCCACGCCCGGCTACCTGGCCGGCCCGATCAGGCCGGGCCGCTGGCACGTCATCCTCGGCCCGTACACCGTCGCGCCGCAGGGGCTGAACTACCGGGTCGACATCACGCTCACCTTCGGGCCCGACGCCGAGCCGTTCGTCCCGAAGCCCGCGCCGGAGGCCGCGCCCGCCCGGGAGCGCGGCCGCGCCTGGTACCGCGGCGACGGCCATCTGCACACCGTCCACTCCGACGGCCGTCGCACCCCGGAGCAGCTGGTCGCCGACGCGCGGGCGGCCGGCCTCGACTTCATCGTCTCGACCGACCACAACACGTCCAGCTCCCAGCTCGTCTGGGGCAACTACGCCACCGACGACCTGCTGATCCTCAACGGCGAAGAGGTGACGACGCGGTCCGGGCACTGGCCCGCCATCGGGCTGCCCGCCGGCACCTGGATTGACTGGCGCTACCGCGCGGCCGACCCGCGGGACTTCCGCCGGTTCACCGACCAGGTGCACCGCGCGGGCGGCCTGGTCACCGCGGCGCACCCGTTCGCCAACTGCTTCGGCTGCACCTACGAGTTCGCGTACGAGATCGCCGACCTGGTCGAGGTCTGGAACGGCCCGTGGACCCAGGACGACGAGGCGAGCGTCATCCACTGGGACGGGCTGCTGCGCGGCGGCCGGTTCATCCCGGCCATCGGCGATTCCGACGCGCACAACCCGGACCAGCGGGTCGCGCTGCCGCACACGGTCGTGCTCGCCGACCGGCTGCGCCGCGAGGAACTCCTGGCCGGGCTGAAGGCCGGGCGCTCGTGGCTGGCCGAGTCGGCCGCGGTCCAGCTGGACTTCACGGTCTCCGGCGGCGGCCGCACGGCCGGGATCGGCGAGCGGCTGCCGCTCGGCACCGGGGAGCCGGTGACGGTCCGCGCGGTCGTCGGCGGCGTGCCGGGGACCACGGTGACATTCCTGGACCAGCTCGGCCCGGAGCACACCGAGACCGTCGGCGACGCCGGCGCGGCCACGGTCACCTGGACCACCTACCCGCGCTACTCGCGGTGGGTGCGTGTCGAGGTCCGTCGCCCGTCCGGCGGTCCGAACACGACCCAGCCGAACGCGATGGTCGCGCTGTCGAACCCGATCTTCCTCGGCGCCGCCCACTGA